Proteins encoded by one window of Rutidosis leptorrhynchoides isolate AG116_Rl617_1_P2 chromosome 7, CSIRO_AGI_Rlap_v1, whole genome shotgun sequence:
- the LOC139859550 gene encoding uncharacterized protein, producing the protein MAGDRGQYNDSWDVHDFWRFFKHHGGLRDVYLAKKRLQNGQKFGFIRFEKVNNVDALLKVLNSITIEKWPLRAFKATDRKKEGVEKQKFWGTSGEHKKGEANDGMNALNKMETIRSPKPHEAANCFKDSRSYNEVVGNKNYNSNQKWVRKTPLKRIVRIRASGQASLLMKGRGLRDVDIKFMGGLDVLIVCSSETMMKAILEDENHSIRKWVTEIRKWDMKVKNPGRLTWLSIIGVPVSCWEESTFRKIASWWGPIFDLQNCTLKRDQNLTHGRVLVKIMGPKLIRELIMVKNESGIFYANVIEDPRDIFQIEGDNDNDNDSVWETENPSSIMMKITLEIRCRKILIIR; encoded by the exons ATGGCTGGAGATCGTGGACAATACAACG ATTCTTGGGATGTTCATGACTTCTGGAGATTCTTCAAACATCATGGCGGTTTACGTGACGTCTATTTAGCTAAGAAGAGACTGCAAAACGGCCAAAAGTTCGGGTTCATAAGATTCGAAAAGGTCAATAATGTCGATGCACTTCTGAAGGTTCTAAATAGCATTACGATTGAAAAATGGCCGTTAAGGGCGTTTAAAGCTACTGATAGAAAAAAGGAAGGTGTGGAGAAACAAAAATTTTGGGGTACTTCAGGAGAACACAAGAAAGGCGAAGCCAACGATGGGATGAATGCACTAAACAAGATGGAGACGATTAGGAGTCCAAAACCCCATGAAGCTGCAAATTGTTTCAAAGACTCTAGAAGCTACAATGAGGTGGTAGGCAATAAAAACTATAACAGTAATCAGAAATGGGTCAGAAAAACACCTTTGAAGAGGATTGTCCGGATCCGAGCAAGTGGACAAGCAAGCCTGCTAATGAAAGGGAGAG GATTAAGGGATGTAGATATAAAATTTATGGGAGGGTTAGATGTCTTGATAGTGTGCAGTTCAGAAACAATGATGAAGGCGATCCTTGAAGATGAGAATCATAGTATTAGGAAATGGGTTACTGAGATCAGGAAATGGGATATGAAGGTCAAGAATCCGGGGCGTCTCACTTGGCTATCTATAATCGGGGTCCCAGTTTCTTGTTGGGAAGAATCCACATTCAGGAAAATTGCTTCATGGTGGGGACCAATTTTCGATCTCCAAAATTGCACATTGAAAAGGGATCAAAATCTAACCCATGGCCGTGTCCTGGTTAAGATTATGGGTCCAAAACTTATCAGGGAATTAATCATGGTCAAAAACGAATCAGGCATTTTCTATGCTAATGTTATCGAAGACCCAAGAGATATATTTCAAATTGAAGGGGACAATGACAATGACAATGATAGTGTTTGGGAGACTGAAAATCCCTCGTCAATAATGATGAAGATTACATTGGAAATCCGATGCCGGAAAATCTTGATAATCCGGTAA